The following proteins are co-located in the Trichormus variabilis 0441 genome:
- a CDS encoding alpha/beta hydrolase: MPNLLPSIKEVFSIVGILLSFIGLFLSIWIIIPAPIYLLLPLGVGAPEVCHWSLLLNATAFALLLFRLPGNLLQYAALSISIVGIILSITPLLQIPTTQQQMQSAMEKQLGKDYLKPILEQKHFGRSPMMGRTLSHPFNIIDAFKGIHIDDVRYTPNIEFASPDGISLRLNIYRPQQIGKYPGIVVIHGGGWQSGSPENNADFSRYMAARGYTVFAITYRYAPTYKFPAQLDDVRSALTFIQQHATEYETDINRIAILGRSAGGQLAMLTAYQQNALPIRAVISYYAPSNLAKGYREPPTPDPLNVRSVLEAFLGGTPDQVPEQYTKASPINYVNRPLPPTLLIHGGRDHIIQIIFPRTLFQSLQNSGNKAILLEIPWAEHAFDYIFNGASNQLALYHTERFLAWALQEKV, encoded by the coding sequence ATGCCAAATCTGCTCCCGTCTATCAAAGAAGTCTTCTCCATTGTGGGGATACTTTTGAGCTTTATTGGTCTTTTCTTGAGCATCTGGATTATAATTCCAGCACCAATTTACCTTTTACTACCTCTAGGGGTGGGAGCGCCAGAAGTCTGTCATTGGTCACTATTGTTAAATGCTACAGCTTTTGCCCTCTTGCTTTTCAGATTACCTGGTAACTTACTGCAATACGCTGCTTTAAGTATTAGTATAGTTGGAATTATTCTCAGTATAACGCCACTGCTGCAAATACCAACTACGCAACAGCAGATGCAGTCAGCAATGGAGAAACAATTAGGTAAAGACTACCTCAAACCAATTCTAGAACAAAAACATTTTGGGCGATCGCCTATGATGGGGCGTACCTTATCCCATCCTTTTAATATCATAGATGCGTTTAAAGGTATTCACATAGATGATGTACGTTACACACCCAACATCGAATTTGCATCACCTGATGGGATATCTTTGCGCCTCAACATCTACCGTCCTCAGCAAATTGGCAAATACCCCGGAATCGTCGTCATTCATGGCGGAGGTTGGCAAAGTGGAAGTCCAGAAAATAACGCCGATTTCAGTCGATATATGGCCGCTAGAGGCTATACAGTCTTTGCCATTACTTACCGCTATGCACCCACTTACAAATTTCCAGCCCAACTTGATGATGTCCGCAGCGCCTTAACTTTTATCCAGCAACACGCCACCGAGTATGAAACCGATATTAACCGTATCGCCATACTTGGACGTTCCGCCGGTGGACAATTAGCAATGTTAACTGCTTATCAGCAAAATGCTTTACCCATTCGTGCAGTCATTAGTTATTATGCTCCATCTAACCTAGCAAAAGGTTATCGAGAACCACCTACACCAGACCCCTTAAATGTAAGATCAGTACTTGAAGCTTTTTTAGGTGGTACACCAGATCAAGTCCCAGAACAATATACTAAAGCTTCCCCAATTAATTACGTGAATCGTCCACTGCCACCGACTTTGTTAATTCATGGTGGTCGCGACCATATCATCCAAATCATTTTCCCCAGAACTTTGTTTCAGTCTTTGCAAAATAGTGGAAATAAAGCGATTTTATTAGAAATTCCTTGGGCTGAACACGCTTTTGACTATATATTCAATGGAGCAAGTAATCAGTTAGCCCTTTACCACACCGAGCGTTTTTTAGCTTGGGCATTGCAAGAAAAAGTATGA
- a CDS encoding 6-pyruvoyl trahydropterin synthase family protein, whose translation MPKWKVVTEFSFNSAHYIKDYNGPCGRMHGHNYQVRIEAISTQLHSSQYCPHPVMVADFRTLRWAKQDVTKGGLDHGILNEVMPPEYETTAEMIAKYIYDETKKRVPPDVQLKVHVSETPNSWVEYED comes from the coding sequence ATGCCAAAATGGAAGGTAGTAACGGAATTTTCATTTAATAGCGCTCACTACATTAAAGATTACAATGGCCCTTGTGGGCGGATGCACGGTCATAATTATCAAGTCCGTATTGAAGCAATATCAACACAACTACATTCTTCTCAATATTGTCCGCATCCTGTAATGGTAGCTGATTTCCGAACTTTACGTTGGGCTAAACAAGATGTGACAAAAGGAGGGCTTGATCACGGTATTTTAAATGAAGTGATGCCTCCTGAGTATGAAACAACTGCTGAGATGATTGCTAAGTATATCTATGATGAAACGAAAAAACGAGTACCACCAGATGTACAACTAAAAGTTCACGTTTCGGAAACACCTAATAGCTGGGTAGAATACGAAGACTAA